Sequence from the Argopecten irradians isolate NY chromosome 12, Ai_NY, whole genome shotgun sequence genome:
GGCAATTGAAAGGGGAaaggcgcttatagggacacgagagcgcttattgggtcgaatacggtaactcacgacacattattatgtagtgattcacatgtaaattACTCGTAGGTTCCTGTAATATGAGATACAATGCTGATGGTAGAGGTATCAAATGCTGAAAAAAaccattgttaaatccatggaaAGGGGTACCGGTGTTTATGCTACACATTGTTAGCACACCTGCCCAAAGGGCAAGTGAGTTTATGCTGTGGTGCggggtccgtcgtccgtccgccGGCTGTCCGGCATcaaattttccatttaaacaacttatCCAAATCTTGGAGACCTATAAAGTCCTGAAATTTCTTTAATAGCATGCTGGGAAAAagaactaccaagtttgttcaaatgaatgaccttgaccttcattcaaggtcacaggggtcaaataagtgaaaattttcaactgacttctttttaataaccaataGGCCTAGGCCTAGAAAcatgatatttggcatgtggcatgctgggatgtagAGCTACCAAgtatgttaaaatgaatgaccttgaccttcattgaaggtcacaggggtcaaataggctaacattttcaaacaacttcttcttaataacttATATTTGAaacctagagacctgatatttggcctgtgacatgcagggaggaagggctaccaaatttgtacAAGTGAATtaccttggccttcattcaaggtcacaggggtcaaataggctaaaatctttagatgacttcttcttaataaccaagaattctagggacctgatatttggcctgtgacatgctggtatatagggctacaaagtttgttcaaatgaatgaccttgactgcatttaaggtcacaggggtcaagtAGGCTAAACTCTTTACCTCTTCTTAATTCCTAAGGGGCTTAgtgacctgatattgggcctgtgacatactaggatgaagggctagtTATTTTGTTCGCATatatatatgaccttgaccttcattcaaggtcacagggttcaaataggctaaaaattttaaacaacttcttcttaataaacAAAAGGCCAAGAGTCCTGATATTGtgcctgtgacatgctaggtTGAAGagctgccaagtttgttcaaatttatgaccttgactttcattcgcggtcacaggggtcaaataggctaaaatctttaatcaaCTTCTATTTAATAACCATGAAGCGcacagacctgatattgggcctgtgatgTGCTGGGgcatgatataaattcttattgaGACTcctatttgttaagtatgaaccatgattaccagatagcaggtgagcgattcatgcccattgggcccttgttaAATCCATGGAAAGGGGCGTTTATACTATGTACACATTGTTAAATCCAATGAAAGGGGCAACTTCAACTCCTGAGTCTTCTTCAGAAAAGGGGAGAGACACTTAATTATTTGGGGAAGGGTgctaattacagcgaatacAGTACTATAGTATAATATACTATAATGAATggtatacatacacaaatacAGATTATTATGCACAGTCTTGTGTTTCAGATGGTGTCATAAATTTGATTGCTGGTTTACTCATTACTGACCAACATGTGGGGCTCTGCAGTACAGTGTCTGGAGCCAAACTTTCTGGCCATTCTGTTGTTTGTTCTCGTCCCATTAGTCAGGGGAGGTGATAGCACTACAGGTAAAGTATTCATcagtaaataattaaatactgtaacgtttataataaacaaagtaaaattctaaaatattgctaaaaaaaacatatcagtGCAATTCAGCTTTCGAAATTAATGCCTGTCCTTCTGCCCGTGACTGGCACCTTTAGTAGTCGGGCAGACAATTTTTCCATGTAGCTGGTCCTTTAACCGCCAACTTTTGGTCCAGATagaagatacatgtatacaaaacaaaaatggcagTAGAATTGCAGAAAGGTTGAAGATCAAcctgtacaaaacaaattttggtaatattctggttttcagTCAACTTTGTTGAGAGCCTACCATACTAATCCGGATATGCAGATATATATTGTTAGTAAAACTGTTACTTTGCTAGCAATTATATAAACTAACTACAaggatgaattgtaactttgtaaggaccagtaacttcAGTCAGGACCATTAACTTTTAGGGTCAGCTTGTCCTTAGGACCAGCAGGAAAAAATCCTGATGGGAAAACACTGgtgctatttttattttttttgaaattcctTCAAATTGAACCATTCAAGAAATGACCaaaagaatagaaaaaaaaataaagagatatattttaatagatgattgtttttttttacagtcACAAAGGATAGTTGTGGTACCTACATCAGACTGAGATCTGGGTCACATGATATACGATGGAAAGGAGATGTTCTTAAAATTGACTGCACCATCTACATAGAAAATGATCCAAGTTATGAAAACACATTATGTGCTAACGCATGGAGATATGATGTAAAGGATAAGCGATTTATTCTGACTTTTCTGTCAGGGACGTCTTACAATGAAGACACTAAGGTGAGCTCTACTGATAtacatataactatatatatttgtgttctAACTATGGAAATTAccataaaaattataaatataaccGCTTCATTTAAGGTcgcatgggtcaaataggcatTAAGAGCCCAAGacacctgatattgggtctttAGTAtactgggatgaatggctaccgagtttgttcagatgaatgaccttgaccttgtcaAATGGGTGAAAACCTTCAAATAAAACATCTCAAGCATGCATGCAGCATGCTTGATGAAGCACTCGATCTTTCAAGGTCAATTGACTTGTTGAAATACATGTTCATAGGAAACTTACAATTTCTAATTATTTCTGCTTCTTTGATGTAGTCAACAACTTGATAcatgttattattattgtagTTATCCCCTTTTGCTTATTAAACCACTGCAGCATTCTTAATTCATAGATCTGGTTTAGATACAAATAAAACTGTTAAAGTATAAAAATGGCCTATCTTGATGCCAGTATTTATAGACGATATATGCATTTACCAAGGTAATAGTgttcaaacattttaaagtgATAGTCAGGTATTAACCCACAGGTAACCTTTAGGCTCCATTGGGTCTCTTAATacttatgtatacatgtacatgtctcactccataaataaaatgttattcatatatatattacaagaactgacatttgatattaaaataaaaattagttatatttcattgttttatttccagtactTCACAGCTTCTGATAATAAAGGAAATATAACCTATTGTGCCCAAAAAAGATATACACTAGCATTGCAGTTTTCTACCAGTACAAGGAAGTCTAATTCTCGTGTGTACCTGAAAATAACTCAAACACCATATATCCCAAGCAAACGTGAGTACTGTAGATTATTTAACATGTCAATATTAAACATGACGACAGCAGGAAACATAAAACAACCCGggttatgaaaattagcatttaattaatttaaattaaattattaagaaagggtaagttaataacttttgcttctctacaaaattatcatttttttttttgcattcccattttaagcccaccatcatcagatggtggactattcaaatcgcctttcgtccatggtccgtggaaaggtagtgggcctttaagtatcAAACTTGCTGTCATTCCAAATATACTGACTTCTTTGTTGCAGGTGCAAGACCGGTGCCGACAGAACGACTACCACAGGTAATGTACAGGCTGATGGGAGGTATCGGGTCCGCTATTATGGTTGCCCTGATGGCGTCGGTCATCATTAATCGTCGACGAAGATCTAGACAAGGAACTTTTGGTAGAGATGGGCAGTTCATTGGTAGAGACGGCCTTGTAATAAGGCGGGCTGGAGAGATTGACAATGAACAAGGCGAAGAAATGGTTTCTCTGAACCGATCGTCACGAAACAATCCAGGAACATTACCCTCTACAGGTGCACAGACTGGTTACAGAGGGCCTTCTCATGTGTACCCAACTCAGCAGCCAATTCACCCACCAGCTTACTCAGAAATTCAAAGTaagttattttaaattaaaattcatttagCTAACTGGCTCAATATGCCACATGGCAAAACAACGAAATGAAACTTCAATGTTAACATAGATTTGCACAAGGAATTTTATAGCTTGTATTTGTTTGATGTGGTAACTTCATCTTAGGTTATCAATATAACTAAGAGCACTCTAGTAGCTAGTTAGGGACACATGTGGACAGTTGTCAGTCACTGAAGAGCACTCTAGTAGCTAGTTAGGGACACATGTGGACAGTTGTCAGTCACTGAAGAGCACTCTAGTAGCTAGTTAGGGACACATGTGGACAGTTGTCAGTCACACATGTGGACAGTTGTCAGTCACTGAAGAGCACTCAAGTAGCTAGTTAAGGACACATGTGGACAGTTGTCAGTCACTGATCATGAAGAGCACTCTAGTAGCTAGTTAGGGACACATGTGGCCAGTTGTCAGTCACTGAAGAGCACTCTAGTAGCTAGTTAAGGACACATGTGGACAGTTGTCAGTCACTGAAGAGCACTCTAGTAGCTAGTTAAGGACACATGTGGACAGTTGTCAGTCACTGACCCTTtggttggtgttgttttttctcCTCCAAGTAATCTTGAAAAACGGCATACAAATTGTTACAAGttcatataatttttatatattaattgacAGCAAGGTGTGTTTCATTTGCATGCACATTCTTCACTAAGGAATATGGGCTGCAATAATGCACCTAACTCACGACACATTATTATGtagtgattcacatgtaaattACTTGTAGGTTcctgtaatatgggatacaatgctgatggtAGAGGTATCACATGCTGAAAAAACCATTGTTAAGTTCATGGAAAGAGGTACCGGTGTTTATGCTACACATTGTTAGCACACCTGTCTAaagggcaagtgagcttatgctgTGGTGCGGGTCCGTCGTCCATCCATCGGCTGTACATGTCCGGCGTCAAACTTTCCATTCAAACAACTTATCCAAATCTTGGAGACCTTTAAAGTCCTGTAATTTCACTTATAGCATGCTTGGATAAagaactaccaagtttgttcaaatgagtaccttgaccttcattcaagattaTAATCTTGACTTTTCTTCTCTTTctcctaaacctggcatgtccttaaaagGTTAagatgaccctggttgttattaggacgttaaacaaagaaaacatattCACCAATAGGAAAAAACAGCTTGATACTCATCTATTTTGGTATGACAGTTTCCTTGGTGCACTATAAGAGctacataataataaaatgcATGCATAGCTTTTGaagtatttgttatatcatatTGGAGTTGTTATTTCATTGTGCTATTTCATTAGGCTATTCAAGATGCTTTTCCACCAtctgtttgtctgtctatcCATCTATTCGTCCATCCGCCCCtctgtaaacaatttttgttatcactatttctcagattgttctgaagggatctttcATTCTCACATTTCACTTGAAGGTTCCTCTAGTTATACTGaaagtatatttataaatgccattatactccatcttaatatatattgaaagcTCTTTCTTTAAATTAACTTTCAGGTGCAAGTTGACTTATTCCGTAGTAAAGCATATCACAATCTGGGATTAAATAGAAAGCATCATGGTCATCAGTTGATAtttttggattttgattattgaagttgTTTGACCCTATGTTGATTGTATATGTAGTTTCTCTGTGTATATCTTGTTACATCTATTTGTATTACTTAGTTTATACAGTGTAAATAATCAAGCATCAGAAGAAAAATATGCAATATCGGTTGAATATGAATACATGTACCTGAGCCATCCAGATACTACATATACTATCCAATTGAATGTATAGCTTATGTCAGACATCATAATCAAAAATTTCACCATTTCTTTTTACAGATGACCAGACAAACTTCAAGCAATACCCTGACTCGGCTCCACCCAGCTATGATGATATCGTCGACACCAAAACCCAGACCAACACCACTAACacatgaaaatacatgtacagtcatacctgtctataagtacatgtgatatatgtacagtcagacctgtctataaatacatgtgatatatgtacagtcagacctgtctataaatacatgtgatatatgtacagtcagacctgtctataaatacatgtgatatatgtacagtcatacctgtctataaatacatgtgatatatgtacagtcagacctgtgtataaatacatgtgatatatgtatgtacagtcagacctgtgtataaatacatgtgatatatgtacagtcatacctgtctataagtacatgtgatatatgtacagtcatacctgtctataaatacatgtgatatatgtacagtcagacctgtctataaatacatgtgatatatgtacagtcagacctgtctataaatacatgtgatatatgtacagtcagacctgtctaagtacatgtgatatatgtacagtcagacctgtctatatgtacatgtgatatatgtacagtcatacctgtctataatacatgtgatatatgtacatcaGTCAGACctgttataaatacatgtgatatatgtacagtcagacctgtgtataaaacatgtgatatatgtacagtcagacctgtctatgtgtgatatatgtacatgtcagacctgtctatatatgtgatatatgtacagtcagacctgtctataaatacatgtgatatatgtacagtcagacctgtctataagtacatgtgatatatgtacagtcagacctgtctataaatacatgtgatatatgtacagtcagacctgtctataaatacatgtgatatatgtacagtcagacctgtctataaatacatgtgatatatgtacagtcagacctgtctataaatacatgtgatatatgtacagtcagacctgtctataaatacatgtgatatatgtacagtcagacctgtctataagtacatgtgatatatgtacagtcagacctgtcgataaatacatgtgatatatgtacagtcagacctgtctataaagtacatgtgatatatgtacagtcagacctgtctataatacatgtgatatatgtacagtcagacctgtctataaatacatgtgatatatgtacagtcagacctgtctataagtacatgtgatatatgtacagtcagacctgtctataagtacatgtgatatatgtacagtcagacctgtctatatgtacatgtatatgtgatatagtacagtcagacctgtctataagtacatgtgatatatgtacagtcagacctgtgtataaatacatgtgatatatgtacagtcagacctgtctataagtacatgtgatatatgtacagtcagacctgtctataaatacatgtgatatatgtacagtcagacctgtctataaatacatgtgatatatgtacagtcagacctgtctataaatacatgtgatatatgtacagtcagacctatctataaatacatgtgatatatgtacagtcagacctatctataaatacatgtgatatatgtacagtcagacctgtctataaatacatgtgatatatgtacagtcagacctgtctataatacatgtgatatatgtacagtcagacctgtctataaatacatgtgatatatgtacagtcagacctgtctataagtacatgtgatatatgtacagtcAGACTGTCTataatacatgtgatatatgtacagtcagacctgtctataagtacatgtgatatatgtacagtcagacctgtctataagtacatgtgatatatgtacagtcagacctatctataaatacatgtgatatatgtacagttagacctgtgtataaatacatgtgatatatgtacagtcctatctatatgtacatgtgatatatgtacagacctgtctataaatacatgtgatatatgtacagtcagacctgtctataagtacatgtgatatatgtacagtcagacctgtctataaatacatgtgatatatgtacagtcagacctgtctaATAAGTGTACATCactgtgatatatgtacagtcagacctgtctataagtacatgtgatatatgtacagtcagacctgtctataagtacatgtgatatatgtacagtcagacctgtctataagtacatgtgatatatgtacagtcagacctgtctataagtacatgtgatatatgtacagtcagacctgtctataaatacatgtgatatatgtacagtcagtacagtcagacctgtctataaatacatgtgatatatgtacagccagacctgtgtataaatacatgtgatatatatgtacagtcagacctgtctataaatacatgtgatatatgtacagtcagacctgtctataaatacatgtgatatatgtacagtcagacctgtctataaatacatgtgatatatgtacagtcagacctgtctataaatacatgtgatatatgtacagtcagacctgtctataaatacatgtgatatatgtacagtcagacctgtctataaatacatgtgatatatgtacagtcagacctgtctataatacatgtgatatatgtacagtagacctGTCTATAAgtacatgtgatatatgtacagtcagacctgtctataaatacatgtgatatatgtacagtcagacctgtctataaatacatgtgatatatgtacagtcagacctgtgtataaatacatgtgatatatgtacagtcagacctgtctataagtacatgtgatatatgtacagtcagacctgtctataaatacatgtgatacatgtacagtcctgtctataaatacatgtgatatatgtacagtcagacctgtgtataaatacatgtgatatatgtacagtcagacctgtGTATAATACCACCTAATAGACAGAGGTCGTTATAGCCAGGCATTCATTGTATACAGGTTTCATCATTGTGGTGAAACTGATTATTTGTGAGAGGTCTTATTTAGCAGGTGTCTGTTGTACAGAGATGGACGATatgacaggttttactgtatgtaacgAAACTTACCCTATGTATTAATTTACCTTACCTCATATTAGACCTCCTTTTATCATAAGGTAGGTATATGTGAGCTATGGTGTGACATTCAGTCACAATTTTACCAAAACCATGTCACCAACAGTATGATATTTAAAGTCTTGGTACATgctttgttttacaaaataaactatccaaaactttatattttaaccAGATCTTTACATGTTGTGTATTctgcatttacatattacatttatcTGCACATGCAGGTAGGTAATGATTGTGACAcaattttcggagaaaatgacgtgaattgtgctcacaaaataataacgtctcaatggatacctacctgcaagggagctaactctgatGGATTGTGATATTATGGCGCCTTGTGGTTGAAGTACactaacacaaaatatatacatccTTAATGATTTTCATGGATGATAACTTACTTGTCTAGAACATTAGTTTTATCAACTAATacttattgtttatattaagtGTTCTGATCCTTAATTCTGACGTACAAGGTTATTTATTCTGTCTTGTTATAACATGTAAGCATTACTTACGTTAACCACATTGTTGGGTTAACCTCCTGCATTCTGAtttattacctccctttatttcACTTTGGCAAGCTTACACAATGTATTAGAGTATAGAGCAGTTAAGATCCCTAATCATGTTCATTGaagttgaaattaagattttgcacttacatgtatattgttaagATTTTACACTGCATGTTTATAGTGTGACTCTATTCAGCATGAAGTATCATTATGATATTGAATAGTGTATAATGCTGATTTTGTccctttttttctctctcaaacTTTGTTAGTTTTTAATTCTCTAATTGTTGAAAAGATGTCAGTATTTATCGTCTTGTTACCATTTATCTGTGATTTGTCTACGAGTATAAACATTCACCTGTACAGTATActagctttatatatatatatatatatatatatatatacactgtatataccagaaacatatatatacatagagattggcaactctgCCATTTTCATGATCGGCAGTCaggtacctctgtatgtgcttagggttTTTTAGATATAcctttaaataattatatacaggagaataactttgatattttacaaaagttcagtaattttcagatggtttgagtacgattttggaaagaaaaaataatattttatcttacatactaacaaaacaaaatgcattTCCGGTTATGAATaactgattttcgaaaaaccaggtaaaattggtAATTTTCCAACTttcaataataatattaaatcatattaatcGGGACAATTGGTCATATCAAAacatgatataatgtataaccTTAGTATTGATGcagaaatatcatgtttaaaaaaactACACTTAAAAgaagttagccaagggaaaatgcccgtaaactggaggtccctctgcctgtcaacatagataaagaaggagtttccaatctctatgtacaatgtaaatatgtttctaatgtatacacatacaaaaaaacaaagcaaaaaacTAGAGACTTTATGTGAACTGTTGAATctttactatatatacatgtatatgttaagtTTGGTGGTGAAGGCGTTGCCTGTTCTTGTTAACCAGGATCAATATTTCTAAATACCCGGCGGTTATGgtacaatgtattataaacCATGtattattaccaatacacaACACGTTTTGTATTGCTTTCAACAATAACCAAGGTAGATGAGGCTAAGGGGTTTGCTTTTTTATCGACGACAACTTCACAACTCTCAAACGATCACGATTATGGTTCTACacgtcattttcatttcaaaggTTTGAGTTTGTCAGCAATACAGTTATCCGTCCACATGAACAAATTGATGGTCTTTTAATCAAAGAAATATTGGTTATTATTCAAATTGCGAAGGAAAATATTCTGCCTTTGATAGAAACTTAACAAAAAGTACATCTGGTTATTGTGCTAGTCTCTATGAACTGCAAGTATTACTTAAAATCATTTTACAggtaaactaataaaaaaaatctgtcctTTAATCGGTATTCTGGctaattatttgtattaatttacCCAATGCTATTGAATTTAATATTAGCAATACCGATCCAAGTTCATACAAGTATTGTCTGAAAACAACTACATCGTTTACAGTGACGATAATGTAAACAGGTGACTTTAGATACAATAACGACTTCCTATTGATGTTATTTGATGTCTGTGTGCAGTGCTGATATGTTTCTCATATTAGATTGATTGAATGCTTTAATATGTTTTATGTGCCAATTTTAAATATTCggtattatatataaccaaGAAATCTTACATATCCTGTATAAAACTTAAAAACTACAGTAAATGTCGTTACTGTAATAAAAGTTTATGTATACTGGGACCCTACCGGTGGTCGTGAAGGAACAGTGGTCGTGATTTAGGAATTGCATGTCCCAAAACAtattatttccacataaacaaaacatcatcATGAAGTATGCGTTAACAGCTCCAGACATTCGAAAAACTGGACGCACAGTAGTATCGACATGACTACTGGTTGGGTCCCAGTATGTATTTCAATTAACAGGCTAGGATACAactaatataatattataaaagttaatattttatctttagtTGCAAATTAAATCACGGTTgaatatgtgaaaaaaatgtattacaatCTGATTTGCAGTTTAACATTAAAACGTTTAGATAAATGTTAAACCTCTTTTCTTAAAAAAGTTTTATCATGATAAGTTTAGATCGATGTCCGGTCTTATCGGTAAGTGTCCATTTCCTATTTATATATACCCTGGGTCTGGCTTTGTCATAATAACCCAATGTTGTTGAGCTATTTTACACAGAATGTTTATAAGCCTACGGTTTATAGGTAACCTGTTTTCTTTATATGAATtaataaaatcacattttttttattaaatacatgttattgtttcatacaatgaagtatgacattttaaatatatatctacacaaCAGATTTAAGTGTATTATTgtcaaaatcagaaataaaatgtGAAGAAAAAACGATGTTGTTTGAGTGACTGTTACAACCCATAATGACAACAATGTACTACTCAAGTGTGAACCTAGCCTCAACCTCATTGTAATTAGGTCATCTGTAACGAAGGGTCAGGAAGAccaattgtttttaaataacttcttgtcaataactaagaggcctaaagATTTGATATCgagcctgtgacatgctggaataaagggctaccaaCTTGTTCCAATGAATttccttgaccttcattccatatcgggggtcaaaaaggctaaaatctttaaacaacttcttgtgaataacttatAGACAGGATATTGGGCATATGACATGCTAGCATGAGgagttaccaagtttgttcaaatgaatgccCTTGACCACCATTCAAGGTAACATGGGTAAAAAGGGCTAAAACCTTTTGAATAACTTCTTATGGATAATTATgctattgggcctgtgacatactggcATGAAGTGCTACGAAGTTTGTTCAATTGAatgtccttgaccttcattcaaggtcacagtggtcaaaatggttaaatattcaaacaacttcttttgaatAAGTATGAGGCCTAATGAccagacctgatattaggcccgTGGCATGCTGGcatgaagtgctaccaagttcaaatgaatgaccttgtttTGCTTTGAATGTCACATGGGTCAAAAtagctaaaatatttaaacgacctCTTTTGAAAAactaagaggtctagagacctgatattgggcctgtgacatgctggaattAAGGGCAactaattttgttgaaaaatggCCTTGACCTTATCATCAGATGATGGACTGTTctaatcgcctttcgtccgtgatCCATCCTTCCGTTCgatttgttactgctatttctcaggaagtgcttaagtttttttcaaatttcatttgtaggttcccctagggccttagttgcgCACATCGCATTTTGGGaccaagcagccatcttggatcttgattgttaaaagtttgttaccgctatttctcagaaagtactgaagggatctgtctcatatttaatatatatgtttctctagggccctagttgtgcataccGCGTTTTGGGaacgatcggtgaacaagatgaccaaccggctgccatcttggattttggtattTGAAGTTTGTTTACGCTATTTTtcggaaagtactgaagggatctgtctcaaatttcatatgtaggttcccctaggcaACTAGGTTGCTCATTTCTGGATTGATCGATCTTAGATATGGCCGTCCGACTGGCCtccttcttggattttgatgatcaaagtttgaaaagcaaagGCAAGATCCCGCTTTCAATTgtcagacaaacatatatatcattcttaggtgggcgccaagaacCTTTTGGGATCTCTTATAATATagagtgaaatatttttttctttacttaCTTTTAAAAGCGGCCAAATAAATcctttacgtgctcacgtaaatATCTTGTTCATGACCAGAAGTATTTTTATGtagg
This genomic interval carries:
- the LOC138336698 gene encoding uncharacterized protein; this translates as MWGSAVQCLEPNFLAILLFVLVPLVRGGDSTTVTKDSCGTYIRLRSGSHDIRWKGDVLKIDCTIYIENDPSYENTLCANAWRYDVKDKRFILTFLSGTSYNEDTKYFTASDNKGNITYCAQKRYTLALQFSTSTRKSNSRVYLKITQTPYIPSKRARPVPTERLPQVMYRLMGGIGSAIMVALMASVIINRRRRSRQGTFGRDGQFIGRDGLVIRRAGEIDNEQGEEMVSLNRSSRNNPGTLPSTGAQTGYRGPSHVYPTQQPIHPPAYSEIQNDQTNFKQYPDSAPPSYDDIVDTKTQTNTTNT